Proteins encoded within one genomic window of Desulfovibrio desulfuricans:
- a CDS encoding DNA cytosine methyltransferase, giving the protein AAAENNKNARKTYVENHKGRNDIRLIPDVRDYDFSALASEFDGIDVVIGGPPCQGFSNANRQKNHIISMNNSLVKEYFRAVKEIR; this is encoded by the coding sequence GCTGCAGCAGAGAATAATAAAAATGCTAGAAAAACATATGTTGAAAATCATAAAGGACGTAATGATATCAGATTGATTCCTGATGTTAGAGACTATGATTTTTCGGCTCTTGCATCTGAATTTGACGGGATAGATGTGGTTATAGGAGGTCCGCCGTGTCAAGGATTTTCAAATGCAAATAGACAGAAGAATCATATTATAAGCATGAATAATTCTCTGGTAAAAGAGTATTTCCGTGCTGTTAAGGAAATCCG